From a single Methylosinus sp. H3A genomic region:
- a CDS encoding inorganic phosphate transporter — MTSVASSVELPSSVDAHSPKPKLDHPLDIRALLVFLAIVALGLAFTAWSIYQDILESGAPVTNFLPFLLLGVALLIALGFEFVNGFHDTANAVATVIYTHSLPAPVAVVWSGFFNFLGVLFSTGAVAFGIVSLLPVELILQVGSQAGFAMVFALLIAAIMWNLGTWWLGLPASSSHTLIGSIIGVGVANALMRGRDGTSGVDWGKATDIGYALLLSPIVGFVSAALLLLALKFFVRKPELYTEPKGQAAPPWWIRSLLVLTCTGVSFAHGSNDGQKGMGLIMLILIGTVPTSYALNRALPASHLESFSKASHAASKVVEAKAAGYNVLGDPRPAVTNYVAQHQINEGTYPSLAVLIRDISQQIESYGSISKIPFAAVGNTRNDIYLVSEALRFLAKDKAAELTDSDKKTLKDYKDQIDQATKFIPLWVKIAVAIALGLGTMIGWKRIVVTVGEKIGKQHLTYGQGASAELVAMGTIAAADMYGLPVSTTHVLSSGVAGTMTANGGGVQMATIQKLLMAWVLTLPAAILLSASLYFLLRQIM, encoded by the coding sequence ATGACATCCGTTGCCTCGAGCGTCGAATTGCCATCGAGCGTCGACGCGCATAGTCCAAAGCCGAAGCTCGATCATCCGCTCGACATACGCGCGCTACTCGTTTTCCTAGCGATCGTCGCCCTCGGCCTCGCCTTCACGGCCTGGAGCATCTACCAGGACATTCTCGAATCCGGCGCGCCGGTGACGAATTTCCTTCCCTTCCTGCTGCTCGGCGTCGCGTTGCTCATCGCGCTCGGCTTCGAATTCGTGAACGGCTTCCACGACACCGCCAACGCCGTGGCGACGGTGATCTACACCCACTCGCTGCCGGCGCCCGTCGCCGTCGTCTGGTCGGGCTTCTTCAATTTCCTCGGCGTGCTGTTCTCGACCGGCGCGGTGGCTTTCGGCATCGTCTCGCTGCTGCCTGTCGAACTCATTCTGCAAGTGGGCTCGCAGGCCGGCTTCGCCATGGTGTTCGCGCTGCTCATCGCCGCGATCATGTGGAACCTCGGCACATGGTGGCTCGGCCTGCCGGCCTCCTCCTCGCACACGCTGATCGGCTCGATCATCGGCGTCGGCGTCGCCAACGCCCTCATGCGCGGGCGCGATGGGACGTCCGGCGTCGATTGGGGCAAGGCCACCGACATCGGCTATGCGCTGCTTCTCTCACCTATCGTCGGCTTCGTCTCGGCGGCGCTGCTGCTGCTGGCGCTGAAATTCTTCGTGCGCAAGCCGGAGCTCTATACGGAGCCCAAGGGCCAGGCCGCGCCGCCCTGGTGGATTCGTAGCCTGCTGGTGCTGACCTGCACCGGCGTCTCCTTCGCCCATGGCTCCAATGACGGCCAGAAGGGCATGGGCCTCATCATGCTGATCCTCATCGGCACGGTGCCCACCTCTTACGCGCTCAATCGCGCGCTGCCGGCAAGCCATCTCGAGAGCTTCTCCAAGGCCTCGCATGCGGCCTCGAAGGTCGTCGAAGCGAAGGCGGCCGGCTACAATGTCCTCGGCGATCCGCGCCCGGCCGTGACCAATTACGTCGCCCAGCATCAGATCAACGAGGGAACCTATCCCTCGCTCGCCGTGCTGATCCGCGACATCTCCCAGCAGATCGAGAGCTATGGCTCGATCTCGAAAATCCCCTTCGCCGCGGTGGGCAACACGCGCAACGACATCTATCTCGTGTCGGAGGCCTTGCGCTTCCTCGCCAAGGACAAGGCGGCGGAACTGACCGACTCCGACAAGAAAACGCTGAAGGACTATAAGGATCAGATCGATCAGGCGACCAAATTCATCCCGCTCTGGGTGAAGATCGCCGTCGCCATCGCGCTCGGCCTCGGCACGATGATCGGCTGGAAGCGCATCGTCGTCACCGTCGGCGAGAAGATCGGCAAGCAGCATCTCACTTATGGCCAGGGCGCCTCCGCGGAGCTCGTCGCCATGGGCACGATCGCCGCCGCTGATATGTACGGCCTGCCGGTCTCGACGACGCATGTCCTCTCTTCCGGCGTCGCCGGCACGATGACGGCCAATGGCGGCGGCGTGCAGATGGCGACGATCCAGAAGCTGCTGATGGCTTGGGTGCTCACGCTCCCCGCCGCCATTTTGCTCTCGGCGTCGCTCTATTTCCTGCTGCGCCAGATCATGTGA
- a CDS encoding glycosyltransferase, with protein sequence MSDLGNPVSSPLRVVSVAHSAVGQKGGRQRYTPLLCQSDLDLHLVAPANWREFGRSISGEPAADPALQLHLSPILLPSAGPLNWYLHFYPHLPRLLRKLRPHVIHLWEEPWSIVALQAALLKRDAALVLEVDQNILKTLPPPFESIRRFVLKKCALILARSPDAEAVVRAGGYEGPVTMIGYGVDQDCFRPDGVAARQGRGLRIGYVGRLVEEKGLDDVLDALAQARSLVSLGLIGAGPHAGALRARAERLGLSENVYFRDWAAPQELAELMRGLDALILFTRTTPRVREQFGRVIIEAQSCGVPVIGSSCGAIPAVVGKGGWIVAERDSAALARLLDDIAAGREDLRAKSQAALDNVVTRFTYDEVAGTLRRAWFEAHGRASITA encoded by the coding sequence GTGTCTGATCTCGGCAATCCCGTCTCCTCTCCGCTGCGCGTCGTTTCGGTCGCGCATTCCGCCGTCGGCCAGAAGGGCGGGCGCCAGCGCTACACGCCTTTGCTGTGCCAGAGCGACCTCGACCTGCATCTCGTCGCGCCCGCGAATTGGCGCGAATTCGGCCGCTCGATTTCCGGGGAGCCCGCCGCCGATCCGGCGTTGCAGCTGCATCTGTCGCCGATCCTGCTGCCGAGCGCGGGGCCGTTGAACTGGTATCTCCATTTTTATCCGCACCTCCCGCGCCTGCTGCGCAAGCTGCGGCCGCATGTGATCCATCTTTGGGAGGAGCCCTGGAGCATAGTGGCGCTGCAAGCTGCGCTGCTGAAGCGAGACGCGGCTCTGGTTCTCGAGGTCGACCAGAATATTCTCAAGACATTGCCGCCGCCGTTCGAATCGATCCGTCGCTTCGTGCTGAAGAAATGCGCGCTTATTCTCGCGCGAAGCCCGGACGCGGAGGCTGTCGTCCGGGCGGGCGGCTATGAGGGCCCGGTCACGATGATCGGATATGGCGTGGATCAGGATTGCTTTCGGCCCGATGGAGTCGCGGCGCGGCAGGGCCGAGGCCTGCGCATCGGCTATGTGGGCCGGTTGGTCGAGGAGAAAGGGCTCGACGATGTGCTCGACGCTCTGGCGCAGGCGCGGTCGTTGGTCAGTCTCGGCCTGATCGGCGCGGGCCCTCACGCGGGCGCGTTGCGCGCGCGCGCCGAGCGCCTGGGGTTGAGCGAAAACGTGTATTTTCGCGATTGGGCGGCGCCGCAGGAGCTTGCCGAGCTCATGCGCGGATTGGACGCGCTGATTTTGTTCACGCGCACCACGCCGCGCGTCAGGGAGCAGTTCGGCCGCGTCATCATAGAGGCGCAGAGCTGCGGCGTGCCGGTGATCGGCTCGAGTTGCGGCGCGATACCCGCCGTCGTGGGGAAGGGTGGATGGATCGTGGCCGAGCGCGACAGCGCGGCGCTGGCGCGCTTGCTCGACGACATCGCCGCCGGCCGGGAGGATCTGCGCGCGAAGTCGCAGGCGGCTCTGGACAATGTCGTCACGCGCTTCACCTATGACGAGGTCGCGGGCACTTTGCGGCGAGCCTGGTTCGAGGCTCATGGCCGCGCGTCGATCACGGCTTAG
- a CDS encoding UDP-glucose/GDP-mannose dehydrogenase family protein, translating into MNITMIGSGYVGLVSGACFADFGHVVTCVDSDASKIERLLRGEIPIYEPGLDELVANNVRQNRLFFTTDLAPAVRGADAVFIAVGTPSRRGDGHADLSYVYAAAETIGRALDRFTVIVNKSTVPVGTGDEVERLIREVNPGADFAVVSNPEFLREGAAIEDFKRPDRVVIGIEDERAREVMSEIYRPLSLNEPPLVFVGRRTSELTKYAANAFLATKITFINEIADLCEKVGADVQDVARGIGLDKRIGGKFLHAGPGYGGSCFPKDTLALLKTGQDYSAPLRIVETVVAVNDSRKRAMARKVIAALGGSVRGKKIGLLGLAFKPNTDDMRDAPSLSIVASLAGDGAKVYAYDPESMGQARPLMPEVTFCDDPYATAEGADALVIVTEWDAFRALDLDRVKTLLKTPVIVDLRNIYRAADIRKRGFTYLSVGRE; encoded by the coding sequence ATGAACATCACAATGATTGGATCGGGCTATGTGGGCCTCGTGTCCGGCGCCTGCTTCGCGGATTTCGGCCATGTCGTGACCTGCGTCGACAGCGACGCCTCGAAGATCGAGCGGCTGCTGCGCGGCGAAATTCCGATCTATGAGCCCGGCCTCGACGAGCTCGTCGCCAATAATGTGCGGCAAAATCGCCTGTTCTTCACCACCGATCTCGCCCCCGCCGTGCGCGGCGCGGACGCCGTGTTCATCGCCGTCGGCACGCCCTCGCGCCGCGGCGACGGCCATGCGGACCTCTCCTATGTCTACGCCGCCGCCGAAACGATCGGCCGGGCGCTGGACCGTTTCACGGTCATCGTCAACAAGTCGACCGTTCCGGTCGGCACGGGCGACGAGGTCGAGCGCCTCATTCGCGAGGTGAACCCTGGAGCGGATTTCGCCGTCGTCTCCAATCCGGAATTCCTGCGCGAAGGCGCGGCGATCGAGGACTTCAAGCGTCCCGACCGCGTCGTCATCGGCATAGAGGACGAGCGCGCGCGCGAGGTGATGTCGGAAATCTACCGGCCGCTGAGCCTCAACGAGCCGCCGCTGGTCTTCGTCGGCCGCCGCACCTCGGAGCTCACCAAATATGCGGCCAACGCCTTTCTCGCCACCAAGATCACCTTCATCAACGAGATCGCCGATCTCTGCGAGAAAGTGGGCGCCGATGTTCAGGACGTCGCGCGCGGCATCGGCCTCGACAAGCGCATCGGCGGCAAGTTCCTGCACGCCGGGCCGGGCTATGGCGGCTCCTGCTTCCCCAAGGACACGCTCGCGCTGCTCAAAACCGGCCAGGACTATAGCGCGCCGCTGCGCATCGTGGAGACGGTCGTCGCGGTGAATGATTCGCGCAAGCGCGCCATGGCCCGCAAGGTGATCGCGGCGCTCGGCGGCTCGGTGCGTGGCAAGAAGATCGGCCTGCTGGGCCTCGCCTTCAAGCCCAACACCGACGACATGCGCGACGCGCCTTCGCTCTCCATCGTCGCCTCGCTGGCCGGCGACGGCGCCAAGGTCTACGCCTATGATCCGGAGAGCATGGGCCAAGCGCGGCCCTTGATGCCGGAAGTGACCTTCTGCGACGACCCTTACGCGACGGCGGAAGGCGCCGACGCTCTGGTGATCGTCACCGAATGGGATGCGTTCCGCGCGCTCGACTTGGACCGCGTCAAGACACTGCTGAAGACGCCGGTGATCGTCGATCTGCGCAACATCTACCGCGCCGCCGACATTCGCAAACGCGGCTTCACTTATCTGAGCGTCGGCCGCGAATAG
- a CDS encoding NADP-dependent malic enzyme: MAEKPPKRERPVFTDKEALLYHSRGRPGKIAVVPTKPMATQRDLSLAYSPGVAAPVLAIAENPSLAFDYTAKGNLVAVITNGTAILGLGNLGALAAKPVMEGKATLFKRFADIDSIDLEIDTQEVEAFIAAVRYLGPSFGGINLEDIKAPECFIIEERLRELMDIPVFHDDQHGTAIISTAGLLNALHLTGRDIKDTKLVCNGAGAAGIACLDLAKAMGFAAQNVTLCDTKGVVYRGRAEGMNQWKSAHAVDTSARTLAEALDGADIFFGLSVKGALTPDMLKTMAPDPIIFAMANPDPEITPEEALAARPDAIVATGRSDYPNQINNVLGFPYIFRGALDVRAKTINMEMKIAAAKALAELAREDVPDEVANAYQGARPRFGRDYLIPAPFDPRLISIVPPAVAKAAMDSGVARHPLVDMNAYRAELSARRDPIAGLMHTIYDRVRRDPKRVVFAEGEEEQVIRAALSFVAQGLGRPILVGREDRVAQTARSAGLELSDQIEVHNAKLSSRNGVYAQFLFERLQRKGFLFRDCQRLINTDRNHFAAAMVAQGDADAMVTGVTRNFSNALEDVRHVVDQKPGHRLIGASLVLAHGRIVVVADTAITEMPEAADLADIAIEAAGVARRIGLEPRVAMLAFSTFGYPPGERTARVHDAVRVLDSRRVDFEYEGEMAADVALSRQAMAAYPFSRLSDTANVLIMPAFHSASISTKMLQELGGATVLGPLIVGLDKPIQIVQLGATDADIVNMAALAAFGVGG; encoded by the coding sequence ATGGCGGAAAAGCCTCCGAAGCGCGAACGTCCTGTCTTCACCGACAAGGAGGCCCTGCTCTATCACTCGCGTGGGCGACCCGGCAAAATCGCCGTCGTGCCCACGAAACCCATGGCGACGCAGCGCGATCTGTCGCTCGCCTATTCGCCCGGCGTCGCCGCGCCCGTGCTGGCGATCGCGGAAAATCCCTCCCTCGCCTTCGACTATACGGCCAAGGGAAACCTCGTCGCGGTCATCACCAATGGCACGGCGATCCTCGGCCTCGGCAATCTGGGCGCGCTCGCCGCCAAGCCCGTGATGGAAGGCAAGGCGACGCTGTTCAAGCGTTTCGCCGACATCGACTCCATCGACCTCGAGATCGACACTCAGGAGGTCGAGGCCTTCATCGCCGCCGTGCGCTATCTCGGTCCCTCCTTCGGCGGCATAAATCTCGAGGATATCAAAGCGCCGGAGTGCTTCATCATCGAGGAGCGCCTGCGCGAATTGATGGACATTCCCGTCTTTCACGACGATCAGCACGGCACCGCGATCATCTCCACCGCGGGACTGCTCAACGCGCTGCATCTCACCGGCCGCGACATCAAGGACACCAAGCTCGTCTGCAATGGCGCGGGCGCGGCCGGCATCGCCTGTCTCGATCTCGCCAAGGCCATGGGCTTCGCGGCGCAGAATGTCACGCTCTGCGACACCAAGGGCGTCGTCTATCGCGGCCGCGCCGAAGGCATGAATCAGTGGAAGAGCGCGCATGCGGTCGACACCAGCGCGCGCACGCTCGCCGAGGCGCTGGACGGCGCCGATATTTTCTTCGGCCTCTCGGTGAAAGGCGCGCTGACGCCCGACATGCTGAAGACGATGGCGCCCGATCCGATCATTTTCGCAATGGCCAATCCCGATCCCGAGATCACGCCGGAGGAGGCGCTCGCCGCCCGCCCCGACGCCATCGTCGCCACGGGACGCTCGGACTATCCGAACCAGATCAACAATGTTCTGGGCTTCCCTTACATCTTCCGCGGCGCGCTCGACGTGCGCGCCAAGACGATCAACATGGAAATGAAGATCGCCGCGGCGAAGGCTCTCGCCGAGCTGGCGCGCGAGGATGTGCCGGACGAGGTCGCCAACGCCTATCAGGGCGCGCGGCCGCGCTTTGGACGCGACTATCTCATCCCCGCACCCTTCGATCCGCGCCTCATCTCCATCGTGCCGCCGGCGGTGGCGAAGGCGGCGATGGATTCGGGCGTCGCGCGTCACCCGCTCGTCGATATGAACGCCTATCGCGCGGAGCTTTCCGCGCGGCGCGATCCGATCGCCGGCCTCATGCATACGATCTATGATCGCGTGCGGCGCGACCCCAAGCGCGTCGTCTTCGCCGAGGGCGAGGAGGAGCAGGTCATTCGCGCGGCGCTCTCCTTTGTCGCGCAGGGATTGGGCCGCCCCATACTCGTCGGCCGCGAGGATCGCGTGGCGCAAACGGCGCGGAGCGCCGGCCTGGAGCTCAGCGATCAGATCGAGGTGCATAACGCCAAGCTCTCCTCGCGCAATGGCGTCTATGCGCAATTTCTGTTCGAGCGCCTGCAGCGCAAAGGCTTTCTGTTCCGCGACTGTCAGCGCCTCATCAACACCGACCGCAATCATTTCGCCGCGGCTATGGTGGCGCAGGGCGACGCCGACGCCATGGTGACCGGCGTCACCCGCAATTTCTCCAATGCGCTGGAGGATGTGCGCCATGTCGTCGACCAGAAGCCGGGACACAGGCTCATCGGCGCCTCGCTGGTGCTGGCGCATGGGCGCATCGTCGTCGTCGCCGATACGGCGATCACCGAAATGCCCGAGGCCGCCGATCTCGCCGACATAGCGATAGAGGCCGCCGGCGTGGCGCGGCGCATCGGCCTCGAGCCGCGCGTCGCCATGCTCGCCTTCTCGACCTTCGGCTATCCGCCGGGCGAGCGCACCGCCCGCGTCCATGACGCGGTGCGCGTGCTCGATTCGCGGCGCGTCGACTTCGAATATGAGGGCGAGATGGCGGCCGATGTCGCCCTCAGCCGGCAGGCGATGGCGGCCTATCCCTTCTCCCGCCTCAGCGACACCGCCAATGTGCTGATAATGCCGGCCTTTCATTCCGCGTCGATCTCGACCAAAATGCTACAGGAGCTGGGCGGGGCGACAGTGCTGGGTCCGCTGATCGTCGGGCTCGACAAGCCGATCCAAATCGTTCAATTGGGCGCGACCGACGCCGATATCGTCAATATGGCCGCGCTGGCGGCTTTCGGGGTCGGAGGTTGA
- a CDS encoding glycosyltransferase family 4 protein, with translation MGPRSSVEVVQVTQEFSRAGGVESVAFELAQAFARAGVRNSVVTAVVAGDGDEATEIARVAPWLSRIPTRGALRHIGRLIVVPWFTLAATSAVRRRAGAAQVISHGDCLCGDVLVVHAVNAESLAQKRKAGNWSWLLNPLHYWVALRDAWMIGGLRYRKFVAVSARVREELQFHYNVPAERVRVIYNGIDLDRFQASEAARAAIRDAFGIPRDARLLLFVGHEFDRKGLAHVIDALALLDERYWLAVVGSDNPARYRKRAAEAESRLVFCGARRDVAAFYAAADAFVFPTAYETFSLVCMEAMAAGLPVFATRVGGIEDYLRDGVNGFTIEQDARGVADKLREAFDDEAGYAALRAGARATAENFGWDSVAAKYLDLLDEMRLEKLGVAGRSRAKSFP, from the coding sequence ATGGGACCGCGCAGCTCGGTAGAAGTCGTTCAGGTGACGCAGGAGTTCAGTCGCGCCGGCGGCGTCGAGAGCGTCGCATTCGAGCTCGCGCAAGCCTTTGCGCGCGCCGGCGTGCGCAACAGCGTCGTGACCGCGGTCGTCGCCGGCGATGGCGACGAAGCGACGGAGATTGCGAGAGTCGCGCCCTGGCTTTCGCGCATACCGACGCGGGGCGCGCTGCGCCATATCGGCCGTCTCATCGTCGTGCCGTGGTTCACGCTCGCGGCGACATCGGCCGTGCGTCGCCGCGCAGGGGCGGCGCAAGTCATCAGCCATGGCGATTGTCTCTGCGGCGATGTGCTGGTGGTTCACGCCGTCAATGCGGAAAGCCTCGCGCAAAAGCGCAAGGCGGGCAATTGGAGCTGGCTGCTCAATCCATTGCATTATTGGGTCGCCTTACGCGATGCCTGGATGATCGGCGGTCTTCGTTACCGAAAATTCGTCGCCGTGTCGGCGCGCGTTCGCGAGGAACTGCAATTTCATTACAATGTTCCCGCCGAGCGCGTGCGGGTGATCTACAATGGCATCGATCTCGATCGTTTCCAAGCGTCGGAGGCGGCGCGCGCGGCAATTCGCGACGCATTCGGAATTCCGCGGGACGCGCGGCTCTTGCTTTTCGTCGGACATGAATTCGACCGCAAGGGGCTCGCCCATGTCATCGACGCGCTCGCGCTTTTGGACGAGCGCTATTGGCTGGCCGTGGTCGGCTCCGACAATCCGGCGCGCTATCGCAAACGCGCCGCGGAGGCGGAGAGCCGCCTCGTATTTTGTGGCGCGCGACGCGATGTCGCCGCTTTCTACGCCGCGGCCGACGCCTTTGTGTTTCCGACGGCCTATGAGACCTTCTCGCTCGTCTGCATGGAGGCGATGGCGGCCGGCCTGCCGGTCTTCGCGACGCGCGTCGGCGGCATAGAGGATTATTTGCGCGACGGCGTGAACGGTTTCACGATAGAGCAGGACGCGCGCGGCGTCGCGGACAAATTGCGCGAGGCGTTCGACGACGAGGCCGGCTATGCGGCGCTGCGCGCCGGCGCGCGCGCCACCGCCGAGAATTTCGGCTGGGACAGCGTCGCGGCGAAATATCTCGATCTGCTGGACGAAATGCGGTTGGAAAAGCTCGGCGTCGCCGGCAGGAGCAGGGCGAAAAGCTTTCCGTGA
- the mutS gene encoding DNA mismatch repair protein MutS yields MDKTSPAPDDKAARPTPMMAQYIEIKAANPDCLLFYRMGDFYELFFEDAETASRALGIMLTKRGKHLGADIPMCGVPVERADDYLQKLIALGHRVAVCEQMEDPAEARKRGNKSVVKRDVVRLVTPGTITEEQLLDPSRPNAFAALARLRVGDGGWRYGLACVDISTGAFDVAEVGEAELVGELARLEPREIVAAEALCADASLAGRLEHLDAPLTPFGRDAGEGESAERRLLDFFSVATLDGLGALGQAEIAAAAAAILYVERTQKGKRPALRRPSSLRRSATLEIDAATRVNLELTRTLKGGRDGSLLATIDMTATPAGARLLAERIAAPATEPAPIAERHDAVSFFVAEPELRARLRALLARAPDVARALSRLSLQRGGPRDLGNIRAALVAAREIVAAFAAHEPATLVAREIVELAAGDGELERAIEARLASDPPLDKRAGNFIAQGFDAELDEARALRDESRRVIASLQQRYVELAETKQLKIKHNNFLGFFIEVPQAQGEKLLRPPFDTLFTHRQTMQDAMRFSTRELAELEAKIASAADRAQERELALFEELAGAVLSRAQELQRLAEAFAALDVFAALGELAARRDWTRPHVDASLDFEIVGGRHPVVEASLEAQGKVFAANDCDLGDARAGRIAVVTGPNMAGKSTYLRQNALIAILAQAGSFVPAKSARLGAVDRLFSRVGAADDLARGRSTFMVEMVETAAILNCAGPRSLVILDEIGRGTATFDGLSIAWATIEHLHEVNRSRALFATHFHELTQLTKRMGRLVNLTMKVKDHAGEVVFLHEVTKGAADRSYGVHVAELAGLPASVVARAHAILAELEAADRRAPVEKLIDDLPLFAHVTTHVGTSASPKDELRAALATIDPDALTPREALAALYELKAKAGGR; encoded by the coding sequence ATGGACAAAACGTCGCCCGCTCCCGACGACAAGGCCGCCCGGCCGACGCCGATGATGGCGCAATATATAGAGATCAAGGCGGCCAATCCCGATTGCCTGCTGTTTTATCGCATGGGCGATTTCTACGAGCTGTTCTTCGAGGACGCCGAGACCGCCTCGCGGGCGCTCGGCATCATGCTCACCAAGCGCGGCAAGCATCTGGGTGCGGACATCCCAATGTGCGGCGTGCCGGTGGAGCGCGCCGATGATTATCTGCAAAAGCTCATCGCGCTCGGCCATCGCGTCGCCGTCTGCGAGCAGATGGAGGATCCGGCCGAGGCGCGCAAGCGTGGCAATAAATCGGTCGTCAAGCGCGATGTCGTGCGTCTCGTCACCCCCGGCACCATCACCGAGGAGCAGCTTCTCGATCCCTCGCGCCCCAATGCTTTCGCGGCGCTCGCGCGGCTGCGCGTGGGCGATGGCGGCTGGCGCTACGGCCTCGCCTGCGTCGATATCTCCACCGGCGCCTTCGATGTCGCCGAGGTCGGCGAGGCGGAGCTCGTGGGCGAATTGGCGCGGCTCGAGCCGCGTGAGATCGTCGCGGCGGAGGCGCTCTGCGCCGACGCCAGTCTCGCTGGGCGTCTCGAGCATCTCGACGCGCCGCTGACGCCGTTCGGCCGCGACGCCGGCGAGGGCGAGAGCGCGGAGCGGCGGCTGCTCGATTTTTTCTCCGTCGCGACGCTCGATGGGTTGGGCGCGCTCGGGCAGGCGGAGATCGCGGCGGCGGCCGCGGCCATCCTCTATGTCGAGCGCACGCAAAAGGGAAAGCGCCCGGCGCTGCGGCGCCCCTCCAGCCTGCGCCGCAGCGCGACGCTGGAGATAGACGCGGCGACGCGCGTGAACCTCGAGCTGACGCGCACGCTGAAGGGCGGGCGCGACGGCTCGCTGCTGGCGACGATCGACATGACCGCGACGCCCGCCGGCGCGCGCCTGCTGGCCGAGCGCATCGCCGCGCCCGCCACCGAGCCGGCGCCGATCGCCGAGCGGCACGACGCTGTCTCCTTCTTCGTCGCCGAGCCGGAGCTGCGCGCGCGATTGCGCGCTCTGCTCGCCCGCGCGCCGGATGTGGCGCGGGCGCTCTCGCGCCTGTCGTTGCAGCGCGGCGGCCCGCGCGACCTCGGCAATATTCGCGCGGCGCTCGTGGCGGCGCGGGAGATCGTCGCCGCCTTCGCCGCGCATGAGCCGGCGACGCTCGTGGCGCGGGAAATCGTAGAGCTCGCCGCCGGCGATGGCGAATTGGAGCGCGCCATAGAAGCGCGGCTCGCCTCCGATCCGCCGCTCGACAAGCGCGCGGGAAACTTTATCGCGCAAGGCTTCGACGCCGAGCTCGACGAAGCGCGCGCGCTGCGCGACGAGAGCCGGCGCGTCATCGCCTCCTTGCAGCAGCGCTATGTCGAGCTGGCCGAAACGAAGCAGCTCAAGATCAAGCACAACAACTTTCTGGGCTTCTTCATCGAGGTTCCGCAGGCGCAGGGCGAGAAGCTGCTGCGTCCGCCCTTCGACACGCTGTTCACGCATCGCCAGACGATGCAGGACGCCATGCGTTTCTCGACGCGCGAGCTCGCCGAGCTCGAGGCGAAGATCGCCTCCGCCGCCGATCGCGCGCAGGAGCGCGAGCTGGCGCTGTTCGAGGAATTGGCGGGCGCCGTTCTCTCGCGCGCGCAGGAGCTGCAGCGATTGGCGGAAGCCTTCGCCGCGCTCGATGTCTTCGCGGCGCTGGGCGAGCTCGCGGCGAGGCGCGACTGGACACGGCCTCATGTCGACGCCTCGCTCGATTTCGAGATCGTCGGCGGACGCCATCCGGTCGTCGAGGCCTCGCTGGAAGCGCAGGGCAAAGTTTTCGCGGCCAATGATTGCGATCTCGGCGACGCGCGCGCCGGCAGAATCGCCGTCGTCACCGGCCCCAATATGGCCGGCAAATCCACCTATCTGCGGCAAAATGCGCTCATCGCCATTCTCGCTCAGGCGGGCTCTTTCGTGCCGGCCAAGAGCGCGCGGTTAGGGGCCGTGGATCGGCTGTTCTCGCGCGTCGGCGCGGCGGATGATCTCGCGCGTGGGCGCTCCACCTTCATGGTGGAGATGGTGGAGACGGCGGCCATATTGAATTGCGCCGGCCCTCGCTCGCTCGTCATTCTGGACGAGATCGGCCGCGGCACGGCGACATTCGACGGGCTCTCCATCGCTTGGGCGACGATCGAGCATTTGCACGAGGTCAATCGTTCGCGCGCGCTGTTCGCGACGCATTTCCACGAGCTGACGCAATTGACGAAGCGCATGGGCCGGCTCGTCAATCTCACCATGAAGGTGAAGGATCACGCGGGCGAGGTGGTGTTCCTGCACGAGGTGACGAAAGGCGCGGCCGATCGCTCTTATGGCGTGCATGTCGCCGAGCTCGCGGGGCTTCCGGCGAGCGTGGTGGCGCGGGCGCATGCGATTCTCGCGGAGCTCGAGGCGGCGGACCGCCGCGCGCCGGTGGAGAAGCTCATCGACGATCTGCCGCTTTTCGCTCATGTTACGACCCATGTCGGGACGAGCGCATCGCCGAAGGACGAATTGCGCGCCGCGCTGGCGACGATCGATCCCGACGCGCTCACGCCGCGCGAGGCGCTGGCCGCGCTCTATGAGCTGAAGGCGAAGGCCGGGGGGCGCTGA